In Malus sylvestris chromosome 15, drMalSylv7.2, whole genome shotgun sequence, a single genomic region encodes these proteins:
- the LOC126602525 gene encoding uncharacterized protein LOC126602525: MRTKQPCRGRGRPRKTPNVVSERVVSERVVSERVVNENENAFLNFVNHNTHNVEEGNILECYESSREDRDDEEFNPEMEIDSASNSTSIGSDWSGGDQDGDQDVSSVDKAVQKLLKYVEESRQREKSSKKIGRAQTKQLTGLGSWSRFPNEEEAPSHNRPQTKALTGTGSWSRSRNEQEAPSHNPAQTKALTGLGSWSISRDDQEAPSHNRAQNKALTSLGSWNRFSSEQGAPSHNPVQTTPLPGLGSSSRFRNGQETPSHDRAETTPLAGLSSWISFENQQEAPSHVPHFNKKELSASLAVIKRVMEMDASVPFNTPVDPVAMRMPDYFDVIDTPMDFGTICNHLQNGTKYMNSEDVFRDVQYIWKNCCTYYNEGNFVLDLMKRVKEKFMTYWTEAGLCSKEPGPRSVLKSSNVEKRRTRGPTVNRILDQVPFGGRLEVTWRNRRAVGESSKLFKSACTALVRQTREIPLQVKSWKSIPIDIKKKAFERILKRFKVEDHMRWVLEQIHRSYHSYRRYLKRLWYDTCGTIEEARQNIPPSVAEDDWQYLTDLWSSPEWKAWSKKNKENGFKENNLIHTCGSKSFSQIYEEERKKTGNDPGRIRLWELTHLRSDGKAAHPAAEEALSKLKALYAEVSAGNLHMTEDEIYEKVFGPERPQRERGITSKELWGELRKQLDESKQRQEESEQRCVAEVQGLKEQLGRVEGLFSEQMNRFEGLLVQLASQVSSPVQTERPTVNPPSQRGRPRTVRPRR; this comes from the exons ATGAGGACCAAACAACCGTGCAGGGGAAGAGGAAGGCCACGGAAAACGCCAAATGTGGTGAGTGAAAGAGTGGTGAGTGAGAGGGTGGTCAGCGAGCGAGTGGTCAATGAGAACGAAAACGCATTCTTGAATTTTGTAAATCACAATACTCACaatgttgaagaaggaaatattcTTGAGTGTTATGAATCTAGTCGCGAAGACCGTGACGATGAGGAATTTAACCCTGAAATGGAGATTGATTCAGCTAGTAATTCTACTTCAATCGGGAGCGACTGGTCAGGTGGGGATCAAGACGGGGATCAAGATGTGAGCTCTGTGGATAAGGCAGTGCAAAAATTGCTTAAGTATGTTGAAGAAAGCCGCCAGAGGGAAAAATCGTCCAAGAAGATTGGTCGTGCGCAAACTAAGCAATTGACAGGCTTGGGTTCTTGGAGTAGATTCCCGAATGAGGAAGAGGCGCCTTCTCATAATCGTCCACAAACTAAGGCATTGACAGGCACGGGTTCTTGGAGTAGATCTAGGAATGAGCAAGAGGCGCCTTCTCATAATCCTGCACAAACTAAGGCATTGACAGGCTTGGGATCTTGGAGTATATCTCGGGATGATCAAGAAGCACCGTCTCATAATCGTGCACAAAATAAGGCATTGACAAGCTTGGGTTCTTGGAATAGATTCTCGAGTGAGCAAGGGGCGCCTTCTCATAATCCTGTGCAAACCACGCCATTGCCAGGCTTGGGTTCTTCAAGTAGATTTCGGAATGGGCAAGAGACACCTTCTCATGATCGCGCGGAAACTACACCATTGGCAGGCTTGAGTTCCTGGATTAGTTTTGAGAATCAGCAAGAGGCTCCTTCTCATGTCCCTCACTTTAACAAGAAAGAATTGAGTGCTTCCCTGGCG GTTATTAAGAGGGTTATGGAAATGGACGCATCTGTACCTTTCAACACTCCTGTGGATCCAGTTGCTATGAGAATGCCT GATTACTTTGATGTCATAGATACACCAATGGATTTTGGAACAATATGCAACCATCTTCAAAATGGTACTAAATATATGAACTCAGAGGATGTGTTCAGGGACGTCCAATACATTTGGAAGAACTGCTGCACCTATTACAATGAGGGTAACTTTGTTTTGGACCTTATGAAGCGGGTGAAGGAGAAATTCATGACATATTGGACAGAAGCTGGTTTGTGCAGTAAAGAACCCGGACCAAGAAGTG tgttaaaaagcTCTAATGTGGAGAAAAGGAGGACACGAGGGCCCACCGTTAACCGTATACTAGATCAAGTTCCTTTTGGGGGAAGACTTGAAGTCACCTGGAGGAACCGGAGAGCTGTAGGTGAAAGCTCCAAATTGTTCAAATCAGCATGTACAGCCCTGGTTAGGCAAACCCGGGAGATACCCCTGCAGGTCAAGTCGTGGAAGAGTATCCCTATTGATATTAAAAAGAAGGCATTTGAGCGTATCTTG AAGCGCTTCAAAGTTGAAGATCACATGAGATGGGTGTTGGAACAGATTCATAGATCCTACCACAGTTATCGACGTTACCTCAAGAGGTTGTGGTATGATACATGTGGGACAATTGAGGAAGCACGGCAAAACATACCACCAAGTGTCGCTGAGGATGATTGGCAGTATCTTACAGACTTGTGGAGCTCACCTGAATGGAAG GCATGGAGTAAGAAAAACAAGGAGAATGGTTTCAAAGAAAATAACTTAATTCACACTTGTGGCTCCAAGAGTTTCTCGCAAATCTACGAGGAAGAG AGAAAGAAGACTGGAAATGACCCTGGTCGCATACGTCTATGGGAACTCACCCATTTGCGGTCTGATGGAAAAGCTGCCCATCCAGCTGCAGAGGAGGCATTG TCAAAGCTCAAGGCACTTTATGCTGAAGTGTCTGCGGGGAACTTGCATATGACTGAAGACGAGATTTATGAAAAGGTTTTTGGACCTGAGCGTCCGCAGAGGGAACGTGGTATAACCTCCAAAGAGTTATGGGGTGAACTCAGAAAGCAACTTGACGAATCAAAGCAGCGACAAGAGGAGTCGGAACAAAGATGTGTTGCTGAGGTACAGGGTTTAAAAGAGCAACTTGGTAGAGTTGAGGGTTTGTTTTCAGAGCAAATGAATCGGTTTGAAGGTTTACTAGTACAGTTGGCGAGTCAAGTTAGTTCTCCTGTGCAGACAGAGAGGCCTACTGTAAATCCACCCTCCCAAAGAG GGCGGCCGCGGACTGTCCGACCTAGAAGATGA